Genomic window (Papilio machaon chromosome 12, ilPapMach1.1, whole genome shotgun sequence):
ATCGAAATTCAGAAATTTCATACATAAACATGCAATGTTGTTATGACTAAAAAACTGTGTTGCAAGCTCTGAACACGGATTTTCCGAATTGCTTCTATTGCAATTGGCAGCGAAGGTCAAGCAAGACTTattctataaaacaaaatcaatagaGTCGTTgcttgtttgtattttatttatgaattttggaacaataaaaataacgatcAAAAGATTCCGCTttgctaaaatttaattaataaataaataatttattattttatcttgacTTCGTAAAAGGAACGTAGAATCAATTTAAAGattctaattttaacataatttacgttttaaataaactcttTTTTACGTTTTAGATTCATTAGATAGTTTACTGAATACTTAACACTGTAATTAAAggataaaagtattttttatttacacatacattttttaGCATAGTAAGACAAATGaacgtttaaataaatattttgaaaagttgTTTATACTTCgtctttaaaatactaaaattagttttttccgcaattactttttacttaaattcttcaatgaatttaaaataattttaattcgaaCGCGACTCCACTCACTTTCTGTGTTAATCAAATCAATGACCTAGTTTCGGCCGATTGTATGATATGGTCGCGTAATGTTGGGATTCCCTACGTTCCTGCCAAGGACTCCTGGCGAAACTGCATTCGGGACACTCTTCGGGTTTTTACACTTACTAAGCTGtattaaggttattttttcTAGTACTTGTACAAGTACGTAATTATAGAAACTAACAAAtggttatgtttttttgttttacctaGTTTTTGATTTCTATTCCAGttgaaataaagattttttaatacaatggtgcaaaaataattgtaatgaaaattGAAGGTGTGTTAGTTATAATGTGGGAAAATTTACCAATGCTTTCTCTCAGATATTCTTGAAAAAAGAATGCTCgtaaatttctaattaaacaATACTTCATTACCATTTACGAGATCAGAGATTTTGATACTAATGttgattgaaataaaatcatttcatttataaatgaaacatgaattaaaaaaaagtaataagttgcctctgtgttcttccagactatgtcctacatctgtgcgaaatttcgtcaagatccgttgagccgttccggagatccgttcaaacaaacatccatcaatctaaactttcgcatttgtaaaTTAAGATTAACGTGCACCGATCTATGAGAACTTCATAAAACTAAACAGTAAATAAACACTTGTTTGAGAAACaattcattttacattttattcatttacattCATGACATAAGCGAATAATTGAGATGATAAGTGATAACTATTCTATTCAGTAAGTTAGACCAAAATACGGGCACATGTGAAATTTGATTGaaattggttcagtagttttggagtTTATCGGCAACATACAACGTGacacaaaatttttatatatgtatatatatgtattctCTAACTTACGCCCTACACCTCAGACAATACAACACCTAGCCTAGCCTAGCCGTACACCTGAAAACGAAAATACATTTCTGTTGTGTTCTATACTTTAatcaacgccatctatttgtgacttaatatattacagatgaaaaatgtatttgcaaCAAACTACTAGTGGAGTAAGTAATAACAATTTGTAATAACAGATGGCGTTAGTGAACTCAACAAGCTCAAAATGTAGAGTCTGTTATTTCCGAAAGATGTCATTGTTCCTATGTTATTCTAGGTGCATTAAACAGAGACACCGGTAATAGAAGCTTTCAATGTAATTGAGATGTAAACACGCTTGCAATATCTCgaagcatttttatttacctattataaaacttacacaatcctataaaattaaaaaagaaacactttaattttaagtgtatGGATGTAATTGCTTCGGCACGTAACTTTATTAGTTAGTCTAAATTTGGTAGAGTGGGCATTGTTCGCAAAGTGTTGTCATTAGTTAAATTACTCGTATATTAGCCAAGTATGGTGTGAAAGATTTTCACGTATTGCGGTGACCATTTCGTTCGACAATAGCGGGGTTACCTTGCTTAGTTACTAATAATctgattattattactatgaatgcgaaagtttgaattGATGGAAGTATATAGCTGAACATATCTgaatatttggcacagatatagaacacagtctgtAATACGCTACATAGTctacagagctgggcattaactcgttaatccgttaatcgttaattaacgaagttaacattttgcttaacggattaacttttaagttaacttcaaaaagtgttaacgcttttgttaacttccgttaaactcaacttccgttaataaaagtccgttaatcgttaaattagaaacttggagacgtgctgtcattttgtttaaattacgtgccacgccacactcgtaagttcagctatgttgggcgactgtcggcgactcgaatggtgaacgaacgagttgataattgatatatgtgaagttcgcatgcaagtgtgatgcatcagagcgtccgggaaagacgtgaccaacaggacaaaatgaaaagaaggttcgaaatagtatatttaattacgagtatataataGCAAGGGtttgtaatagcccacattccgaacgctcttagtccctgcaatacgccactttttgagcaactgtattaaaacacttttttactcgtgctttttctttaacttttccaaactcgtgccttctctttcccaactgtcaaaataatgtctattataaagaaaaaaccaaccacgaattttttacaaaaaaaatcattgaagtttttacgattcatgcaaatatttctaaaaagaagatcctaatttgttacaatatcagatttaatgatttgattcaatgaattaggttaggtttcattttatttcatctcattaaatttcattttcatttcatatcaataaaaataatctactgaagacttggccgtttgggcatagttctcTTTGCCTaccctcggctcgggtagacatttgtcggaactctttgcaatgacaggctttccgttctcgtaatgaaatatactataatgcattcatacttgtctctaatactaatgtgttatagaatgtatagtcaaattactattttaaagaagtgtcgccacaataagtgtaaaattagtatgtataattttggtatggttaactgttaacgattaactttaacttgcgttaaatttaatttaacgctttaacgattaacgaagttaacttttcgattaactgtgcccacctgtgataGTCTAactataaagataaatatgtcattatttttgatgtaATAACTCAATAGTAtagaaataagttaatattaaagtgtttttttaattgtacgaGGATGAAGTCGAGGGCAAGTGCTAGTGTTATATAATTCTACCTCCATGTATGTTTGTACAATACAAACAACTTTTCGAAAGGCGGACACTTTATAGATCATATGATTAACGTCAGGTATTTTGTGGGCTGTTTGTAGGTAGACATTGACCTTGTATTTGCACTGATAATGTATCTTTGAACTCTTTGGatacattttatgtacttttttccTGTACACATGCTCATATCAGTATCAGTAGGAGTATCAgttgacattttaatttgactCGTGCGAATTGGAAAAAATAAAGGGGAAATCCGTCTCTGATATCCGGATcgatttcagttttttttttggaacgaagttccttatcgcgcgttgtgaaagggggctagacggaaaaaattcttacgaaaagttgtcacgacactttttgctatagtatgttaacgacgaatgagcgctacttcaccatggcaacgacgtgacaatatataacgaaaattcatagaaataaaatttacttcttgtgaagacttaagttttttattcatagaataaacattggttccttcactaattaatcgaaaggaacttcgttccatccgggtgtcccttgacacctctcaagttttttttattaaggagACGTTAAAATGAGACATTTATTGTCGGCCTATAGCGCCACACTGCAATTGTTTTTTGGACTCTACCACTAACGAGCAATAGGAATTATTGAATCTCTatcgattaatatttttttctcttaaagtTTTGTAAGTATAAAATTCGAAACGATTCACATACCTAAAGCTTTAAGAAAACCAAACAAACATTATgtctacataaataaaaaaagataggtTACGTTATACAGACCTTCACTtacctaattattattagaggGTCCCAATTTAAAGTAGCTAAATCCAAATTTTCTTGTTTCATGAAGAATGGaactatgtttataaaatctttgctCCACGTCCCAATTTCCTTCCATGATTGAGGATCATAGGAAAGAAAGAACATAATcaaatacatttgaaaaagGAATATTCTTCGAAGATGACAGAGATAATTAGTTATGTAAAATTGATGTATTTGTACACGACAGGATTTCAATCCATGGATGATGAATCAGCCTTGATAACACTGTAACTAAACAGGTATTCATAGTCTCTTTGTACTTTTGGAGATCTTCCGCATTTATTGACAAGTGTCAAGTACATTTTTGAATCTGTAATATGAGAAAGATTATgaactaataataatgattCTAGAGACgttcttttacatttataatattaactttattgtacttataatcttatattgtaattcaaataatattttccaagTTCAACgatatttaaaagtgtttcGTGTAAGTTAACAAAGATattgatagaaaaatatacttgCAACAACTTCAAATGACACGTTCGTTTGTGCTAAAAGTATGAACCCAAAtgttttttcaaatgtaattaacACGGAGACTCAAAATGTCAATTGTtaggtaattaatttaatattcatacttgagagcaataatttataaaaaaataattgcggATATTGGGCGGACATGTCTGTCATTAACAAGACAAATGTTTCCAATCTTTAGtaaattacgtttttatgTGCGAAATTAGCCTATTagtgtaattaaaagaaatgccAAGGACAAGCAAAAGCCCGTAGCCATACATCTGTAACAAGCGTAAGTGCGACATTTTTGTCAACTAAATTCGGCAACCGAGGACAGTAGGTTTTGTATTACACGACGCCCAAACAACGCTCGCAATAGATTCATGCATAGATTATGGTCATCCGTATAAATAGTGTTACGACGGAACATTGAACATCAGTCGGCTTTGACAGCTCGAAGTGATCTTCTAACGTCTAAATTTAACACAGACCACGTTCACAATGAGATCGCTGGTGGTGTTCGTTGCAGCGTTGACGCTGGCAGCTGCCGCACCTAGCGGTGAGCCTGGCCTGAAGAAGAGGTCTATTGGACATGCGGTTGCCTACACCGTACCGACGTCCGTACTCGCGACTGAGGTAGTCGAGCCCGTGGTGTACTCTAGTCCTTCCGTCTACGCTCCCGCCGCTACAGTATACTCGACAGGGTCAGCCGTGTCTCACCAGTCGAGAGTGGACGTGCGTACTTCTCCTACAGTGGTCGCCACCTCCCCTGCCGTGGTTGCAGCCTCACCCGCTGTTGTCGAAGCTCGCTCCGTGTACTCTGCGCCCCTGTACGCCGCTCCCGCCGCCGTCTCCCATCAGTCCCGCTACGACGTTCGCAGCTCCCCGGCGCTGTTGACCGAGCAGGTGGTGGCTCCTGCCGTCTACAACCAGCAGCTTGTGGCAGCTCCCGCTGTCGTCGACGCTCGCTCGCTCTGGACCCCATCAGTCTACACCACTTCTTGGTAAACATTGTAACTACATAAAACAATGAAtcgttgaatttattttaattttttaaacttgattCTTGATCGCTTAAAATAGATGCAGTGATTTTGTAACTTTCAAAcacatgtaattttaaataaaagatttatctttcaaaatgtttttttattgacactGTCACGAgggaaatttttaaattaccggttattgtatgtttgttactgAATGTACGTCTAGTTCCCATATAAGCTACTTTACCTAAAACGGATCGACTAATTTATAGTATAACGTGTAATTCAAATCATACAATATAGGAGTAAAATCAGTATTTTGATATACGGTACTAAATTTAAGagcaagaataaaatattaaatttgaatttcaataACGGAACTGGACTGtaacaagtttatttgttttccgGATTGTAGTGATAATGCAATATTTCCGTGTGAAATATTAACTTGAATCTAGCAAATTATCTACTAGTATGATTATACGTAGACTAAAGTTTATAGTAAGACATGTCATCACTTTTCAATTGCCTTTTCAGTTTCCATACTTTTTTCAACAAAGTCTAGCAACACAGAACTATTTCGAAGTCTATATGGAGATTGACAGGCGTATGAGTCAAAAtgacttattttttaacctttttaacaataataacactAAACTAAccttttaataagtaattaaattggtGGATTTAGTAAAGCTAAATACAGCTTCAAGATAagattattgttataaaagcatcgtttgtttcttaatattcttttattaaatcgaTACTCAATACCGCTGAGGTAATTGcgcaaattgtttttataactgatttaaatttagCGAATTTGAAACATAAATGAACATAAAAGTCTTTAGGGCAAGGCTCGAGGCTGTTTACTTTCATATGACACTTGACATTGTCGTTTcacaaacattaatttttaccctCATATGGttataacttaattactaATTTGACTCTGGATAGTATATAAGCCGTTGACAATATTGTTGCATTATCAGTCAACCGATAATCGGTTTGAAGTGATAGTGTTCGCTAAATCACAACACAGACCACGATTCAAAATGAAATTGCTGGTGGTGTTTTCCGCTCTTGCCGCTGTGGCGTGCGCATCTCTGATCCCGTTGGCGCAGCCGTCGCACTATGGAGCCGCATTCGTGACGCACGCCGCTATTGCTCCTGTCGTTGCCCCCGCTGTGgtcgccgcgcccgccgccgtcTCTCACCAATCCCGTGTGGACGTGCGAACCAGCCCTGCTATTGTCACCGCGCATAGTGCTTACGCCACCCCTCTCTTGGGACATTCTGCTCTAGGGTTCGGCCATGGACACCTGCTGAAGAAGCGCTCTTTGGGTCATGTCGCTTACGCGGCCCCTGTCATAACACACGCCGCTCCAGTTATCGCCGCTGTACCCGCCGCTGTGTCTCACCAATCCCGTGTGGATGTGCGAACCAGCCCCGCTATTGTCACCGCGCACACCGTACCCGTCTTGGCCGCGCACAATGGTTACGCTGCTCCTCTCTTGGGACACCTGCTGAAGAAGCGCTCCTTGGGACACATCGCTTACGCAGCCCCGGTCGTAGCACACACCGCTCCAGTGATCGCCACAGCGCCCGTTGCTGTATCTCAACATTCCCGTGTGGATGTCGTCTCTAGCCCGGCTGTCGTGTCACACACTATCACCGCGCCCGCCGTAGCGCACACATTCGTGGCGCCCGTTGTTGCACGCGCCGCCTATGCGCCTGTCGTGGCTCACGCTATCACCCCGGCCGCTGTGTCTCATCAGTCTCGTGTTGATGTTCGCACCAGACCTGCTGTCGTTTCCCAATCCGTGGTTGCGGCCCCCATCCTCGGTGCGCACTCTTCTCTTACCCTTTCAGGCCACGGACATCTGCTAAAGAAACGTTCTTTGGGTCACATTATCACCCCCGTTGCCGTTGCCCACGCTCCCGCAGCTGTCACTCATCAGTCCCGTGTTGACGTGGTGTCCCGCCCAGCTGTTGTGTCTCACTCCGTGGTGTCCCCTGTGGTGTCGCACGCAGTTCCTGTGGTTCCCCTCGCGCATTCTGCATCACGTTTACTCCATGCCTCCCCCTTAGTGCACATTATTAAGATGTAATTAAGATTTAGCGAACAAAtgtagttttcattttaatatgttaaattaaaatgaatagacaataaagtaatatttttaaaattataattacctaTCTTATTTTAAACCTGAAAACctattaactatatttaaaaaactaggAAATACAGTTAATTGTTGCGTAACGATTCTGATCAATTTTTTATGTGATGAGAAAGTGAAATTGATTCAGTTTTCCGGATTCTATACTTTGAAAAACGATATTTGATTCTGGTATGTTCGTACATATTTAGGTCCTAATGAAAGcgataaatgttatatttttacggCTCATAAATTCtttgttaactttaattaagtttGAAGACGTGATACtttatttcatcttttaaagtaaatacataatcTCTGATAAAACATTATgcgtacaaaaacatgtttcatGAAGAAATATGAACCAAATTCCACAATTAATcctaaataaacagttttttatattggGACAAAGCTCAAAACACAAAAAGTATATGTtacctaattatttattttactttaaaagcaCGAACTACAGCCCTATGATTTATCAACTAGTTATTTCGAGCATTATCGAATACGTAGAtgaatatacctatatatttagGACATCTTATTGCTACAACAGACTGCACtggtgaagaaattcaaagaagaGTAACCAATACCTGGAAGAGGTATTGGTCCTTAAAgaaagttatgaa
Coding sequences:
- the LOC106708770 gene encoding uncharacterized protein LOC106708770, which gives rise to MRSLVVFVAALTLAAAAPSGEPGLKKRSIGHAVAYTVPTSVLATEVVEPVVYSSPSVYAPAATVYSTGSAVSHQSRVDVRTSPTVVATSPAVVAASPAVVEARSVYSAPLYAAPAAVSHQSRYDVRSSPALLTEQVVAPAVYNQQLVAAPAVVDARSLWTPSVYTTSW
- the LOC106708783 gene encoding cuticle protein LPCP-23, which translates into the protein MKLLVVFSALAAVACASLIPLAQPSHYGAAFVTHAAIAPVVAPAVVAAPAAVSHQSRVDVRTSPAIVTAHSAYATPLLGHSALGFGHGHLLKKRSLGHVAYAAPVITHAAPVIAAVPAAVSHQSRVDVRTSPAIVTAHTVPVLAAHNGYAAPLLGHLLKKRSLGHIAYAAPVVAHTAPVIATAPVAVSQHSRVDVVSSPAVVSHTITAPAVAHTFVAPVVARAAYAPVVAHAITPAAVSHQSRVDVRTRPAVVSQSVVAAPILGAHSSLTLSGHGHLLKKRSLGHIITPVAVAHAPAAVTHQSRVDVVSRPAVVSHSVVSPVVSHAVPVVPLAHSASRLLHASPLVHIIKM